The Streptomyces lienomycini sequence GTCCCACTCCTGGATCGCGGACTTCGGTGTCCGGTACGAACTGGGCGTGGACGGCATCGCGGTGGCGCTGATCGCGCTGACCGCCCTGCTGATCCCGTTCATCATCCTCGCGGGCTGGCACGACGCCGACCCGCTGGAGACCGGCAGCAGCCGGTGGCGGCCGACACAGGGCTTCTTCGCCCTGATCCTGGCCGTCGAGGCGATGGTGATCATCTCGTTCGAGGCCACCGACGTCTTCCTCTTCTACATCTTCTTCGAAGCCATGCTGATCCCGCTGTACTTCCTGATCGGCGGCTTCGGAGACCGGGCCCACGAGCACGGCGAGAAGACGGCGGCGACGCAGCGGTCGTACGCGGCCGTGAAGTTCCTCCTCTACAACCTGGCCGGCGGCCTGATCATGCTGGCCGCGGTGATCGGCCTCTACGTGGTCGCCGGGAACTTCTCCCTCACGGAGATCGCCGAGGCGCGGGCCAACGGCTCGCTGGACATGGCGACCAGCACCGAGCGCTGGCTCTTCCTCGGCTTCTTCTTCGCCTTCGCGGTGAAGGCGCCGCTGTTCCCGCTGCACACCTGGCTGCCCAACGCCATGGGGGAGTCGACCGCGCCGGTCGCCGTGCTCATCACGGCGGTCGTCGACAAGGTCGGCACCTTCGCGATGCTCCGCTTCTGCCTCCAGCTCTTCCCGGAGGCCAGCAAGTGGGCGACGCCGGTCATCCTGGTCCTGGCGGTCATCAGCATCATCTACGGCGCGCTGCTCGCGGTCGGCCAGCGCGACATCAAGCGGCTGATCGCCTACGCGTCGATCTCGCACTTCGGCTTCATCGTCATGGGCATCTTCGCGATGACCAGCCAGGGCCAGTCCGGCGCCACGCTGTACATGGTCAACCACGGCATCTCGACCGCCGTGCTGATGCTGATCGCCGGGTTCCTGATCTCGCGGCGCGGCTCGCGGCTCATCGCCGACTTCGGCGGTGTGCAGAAGGTCGCCCCGATCCTGGCCGGCACCTTCCTGATCGGCGGCCTGGCGACCCTGTCCCTGCCGGGACTCGCACCCTTCGTCAGCGAGTTCCTGGTCCTGGTCGGCACGTTCACGCGCTATCCGGTGATCGGCATCATCGCCACCCTCGGCATCGTCCTCGCCGCGCTCTACACCCTCGTCCTCTACCAGCGGACGATGACGGGCCCGGTGAAGGCCGAGGTGACCGGGATGCCCGACCTGCGGGTGCGCGAGCTGGTGGTCGTGGCACCGCTGGTGGCGCTGCTGATCTTCCTGGGCGTCTTCCCGAAGCCCGTGACGGACATCGTCAACCCGGCGGTGGAGCAGACCATGTCCGACGTACACAAGACGGACCCCCAGCCTGAGGTGGAGGCGGCCAAGTGAGCGCAACAGCCGTCCACAGCCTGTGGACAACGGCGGCGACGGCGGCCGACCCGATCGCCAAGATCGACGCCCCGAAGATCGAGTACGGGCAGCTGTCGCCCGTCCTGATCGTCATGGGCGCGGCGATCATCGGAATCCTGGTCGAGGCCTTCGTGCCGCGCCGGTCCCGCTACTACGCCCAGATGTTCGTGTCCGTCGTCGCCCTGATCGCGGCGTTCGCGGCGGTCGTCGCGCTCGCGGCGCGCGGGTACGGCACGACCAAGGCCGGCATCACGGCGATGGGCGCCGTCGCCGTCGACGGACCGGCCCTGTTCCTGCAGGGCACCATCCTGCTGACCAGCCTGGTCGGCCTCTTCACCTTCGCCGAGCGGCGCCTCGACCCGGAGCTGCACGGCAACCGCGTCGACTCCTTCGCCGCGCAGGCGGCCGCCGTACCCGGCAGCGAGAGCGAGCAGAAGGCGGTCAAGGCGGGCTTCACCACCACGGAGGTGTTCCCGCTCCTGCTCTTCGCCGTCGTCGGCATGCTGGTCTTCCCGGCGGCCAACGACCTGCTGACGCTCTTCGTGGCCCTGGAGGTCTTCTCCCTCCCGCTGTACCTGCTGTGCGCGCTGGCCCGCCGCAAGCGGCTCATGTCGCAGGAGGCGGCGGTCAAGTACTTCCTGCTCGGCGCGTTCGCCTCCGCGTTCACCCTGTTCGGCATCGCCCTGCTCTACGGCTACGCGGGCTCGATGTCGTACGGCACGATCGCCCAGGTCGTCGACGGCACGGTGCAGAACATCACCCCGGCGCTCGCCGACACCATGGGCAACGACGCCCTGCTGCTCGTCGGCTCCGCGCTGATCGTCATGGGCCTGCTGTTCAAGGTGGGCGCGGTGCCGTTCCACATGTGGACGCCGGACGTGTACCAGGGTGCGCCGACGCCGGTGACCGGCTTCATGGCGGCGGCGACCAAGGTGGCCGCCTTCGGCGCCCTGCTCCGCATCCTGTACGTCGTCCTGCCCGGCCTGCGCTGGGACTGGCGGCCGGTGATGTGGGGCGTGGCGATCGTCACCATGCTGGCCGGCGCGATCGTCGCGATCACGCAGACCGACATCAAGCGGCTGCTGGCGTACTCGTCGATCGCGCACGCGGGCTTCATCCTCGCCGGTGTGATCGCGACGACGCCGGAGGGCATCTCGTCCGTCCTCTTCTACCTCGCCGCGTACTCCTTCGTCACGATCGGTGCCTTCGCGGTCGTCACGCTGGTGCGCGACGCGGGCGGCGAGGCGACGCACCTGTCGAAGTGGGCCGGGCTCGGCCGCAGGTCCCCGTTGGTGGCGGCGGTGTTCGCGGTGTTCCTGCTGGCCTTCGCCGGTATCCCGCTGACCTCCGGGTTCTCCGGGAAGTTCGCCGTGTTCAAGGCGGCGGCGGAGGGCGGTGCGGCCCCGCTGGTCGTGATCGGTGTGATCTCGTCGGCGATCGCGGCGTTCTTCTACATCCGCGTGATCGTGCTCATGTTCTTCAGCGAGCCCCGCCCCGAGGGCCCGACGGTCGCGGTGCCGTCCCCGCTGACGATGACGGCGATCGCCGTGGGCGTGGCGGTCACGGTGGTGCTCGGTGTGGCGCCGCAGTACTTCCTGGACCTGGCGGGTCAGGCGGGGGTGTTCGTGCGCTGACGCCGCGCTCGCGGCTTCGTGGCTTCACGGCTGTGGTCCGGTACCTCCTCGAGGAGATGCCGGACCACAGCCGTTCGCGGGAGAGGGAGTCCGGCGAGGTGACTTCCACCGCCAGCACGACTTCGGTCGCGGGTACGCGTGTCTGTTCGAGACTCGTCAGCGCCTCCTCCCGCAGGACGATCACGTCCGGCTCCAGCCGGTTCTGCCGGTCCACGTCGATGCTGAACCTGCACAGAACGTCGAGCCCGCGTACGGCGCCCCTGGAGAGCTCGCGGCCGAAGAGGCTCGTGGCCCTCCGTGAGGAGTGAAGCCTGTGGATAACTCCGAGGCTGTCGGTGCGGACCCCTATCGTTGAGGCAGTGGTCGAGGCAGGACGGGCCGGGCGGACCGGACGGGCGAGGCAGTACGTACGGGGGACCAGACGATGAGCGGGACGGGCGTGATCGGCGAGATGACAGAGACGACGCAGGTGAGGGAGTGGGACAGCGAG is a genomic window containing:
- the nuoN gene encoding NADH-quinone oxidoreductase subunit NuoN, with the protein product MSATAVHSLWTTAATAADPIAKIDAPKIEYGQLSPVLIVMGAAIIGILVEAFVPRRSRYYAQMFVSVVALIAAFAAVVALAARGYGTTKAGITAMGAVAVDGPALFLQGTILLTSLVGLFTFAERRLDPELHGNRVDSFAAQAAAVPGSESEQKAVKAGFTTTEVFPLLLFAVVGMLVFPAANDLLTLFVALEVFSLPLYLLCALARRKRLMSQEAAVKYFLLGAFASAFTLFGIALLYGYAGSMSYGTIAQVVDGTVQNITPALADTMGNDALLLVGSALIVMGLLFKVGAVPFHMWTPDVYQGAPTPVTGFMAAATKVAAFGALLRILYVVLPGLRWDWRPVMWGVAIVTMLAGAIVAITQTDIKRLLAYSSIAHAGFILAGVIATTPEGISSVLFYLAAYSFVTIGAFAVVTLVRDAGGEATHLSKWAGLGRRSPLVAAVFAVFLLAFAGIPLTSGFSGKFAVFKAAAEGGAAPLVVIGVISSAIAAFFYIRVIVLMFFSEPRPEGPTVAVPSPLTMTAIAVGVAVTVVLGVAPQYFLDLAGQAGVFVR
- a CDS encoding NADH-quinone oxidoreductase subunit M, with translation MSFPLLTVTAALPAVGAIATAAVPAAKRTAAKWLALLVSLATLALAITVLVRFDPGGDRYQLTESHSWIADFGVRYELGVDGIAVALIALTALLIPFIILAGWHDADPLETGSSRWRPTQGFFALILAVEAMVIISFEATDVFLFYIFFEAMLIPLYFLIGGFGDRAHEHGEKTAATQRSYAAVKFLLYNLAGGLIMLAAVIGLYVVAGNFSLTEIAEARANGSLDMATSTERWLFLGFFFAFAVKAPLFPLHTWLPNAMGESTAPVAVLITAVVDKVGTFAMLRFCLQLFPEASKWATPVILVLAVISIIYGALLAVGQRDIKRLIAYASISHFGFIVMGIFAMTSQGQSGATLYMVNHGISTAVLMLIAGFLISRRGSRLIADFGGVQKVAPILAGTFLIGGLATLSLPGLAPFVSEFLVLVGTFTRYPVIGIIATLGIVLAALYTLVLYQRTMTGPVKAEVTGMPDLRVRELVVVAPLVALLIFLGVFPKPVTDIVNPAVEQTMSDVHKTDPQPEVEAAK